Part of the Candidatus Korarchaeota archaeon NZ13-K genome, GCTCGAGTATCTTGTCCTTCACACCCATCCCGATCCCCCCTCACCCTATTGGAGTCACCCGGAGGAGATCTAAATATTTAACGCCGCTCCGATGGGCTGGATGGTCGATTAGGGCGCGGATTATTGGCATTTTAAACCGTAATCTTGGGAAAATAATTAAATTGAATTCCATTTATCATTAAAAATCATGGGAATATCGGTCTAGAGGAAAATTTCATCGCACGCTACCGGGATTCTCAAAGCTCTGCCCTCCTCCGCGCAGCCCCCGGCATCCGCATGATAGCTCCCGGTGATCCGCGAGTGAGCTCCCCTCGAGGAGGTCCGCCATCGCGAATATGAGCTCGAGGGATGCCCTGGATCCGAGATCAAAGCGCACCCCTGTAGCACGCGGAGGCCGGGCAGCCCGGGCAAGAGCCCTCCCCGTACCTCCTGCAGGAGCAGCAGTCGATGCCGCAGGGAGGGGAGGATCTCTCCACATGCACCCTCAATGGGACGTGTTCAGGATACACTATGGCGCCACCCACGACGACATCGCTCCTCCTGACACCCTCATCCGTCCTAATGGCGCACTCCGATGTTATCGCCTCGAGCGCTCCCATGTCCTCGGCCACCATGATGGCCAGCAGGTTACCTCCAATGTTCCTGGAGAGGAATATGAGCCTGGGGCAGTCCCTGAACCTCCTTATTATCCTCTCCTCGGCCTCCCTGTTGACGCACTCGATTGAGATTATCACGTGCCTCAGCCCAAGCTGGGAGGGATTTATCCAGGCTGAGATCCTTATCAGTCCCCTCCTCCTGAGGCTTTGGATCCTGTTCCTAACGGCCACATGTGACACACCGAGAGCCCTGCCAAGATTCGAGAGGGAGGCCCTTCCATCGGCCTGCAGGAGCCTTATGAGCCTCTTCTCCCTCTCACCCAGCCCCCTGATCATATTACAATTTGTAACTAAAATGTTTATAAAAATTACGGAATGAATTTTTACGGTGGGGAGGATGATGCTCCGGGAGATAGCGCTCCTCCTGACGGGCCTGGCCGGCGGCATAGTTGGAGGCCTCTTGGGGACCGGAGGCTGCGTCATAATGCTCCCGGCCCTGGCCTTCCTCTTCGGCTACAGGCTGCCCGTGGCCATAGGGACGACCATAACGGCCGTCATAATAACCGCAAGCTCGGGGGCCGTGGGACACATAAGGATAGGGAACGTCGATTACAAAACTGCCAAGGTCATAGCGATCTCTGGTGCGGTCGGTGCTGCCGTGGGAAGCCTTATATTCATCCTGCTCGCTGGAAACACTTCCATCCTAAGCCTGATACTTGGCCTGGCCTTCCTCTACGTCTCGATCAGGATGATATATGAGGGCTCGAGGAGGTCCATGGGCGCAGGGGAGGGGAAGGAGATACCGGGAAGCGGTGCGAGGAAAGGTATACTTGGCTTCCTCATAGGAGTCCTAACCGGTATAGTGGGACTGGGAGGCGGATACGCCCTGGTTCCCTCGTTCATCTACATCCTCGGAGCCCCCGTGAAGCTGGCCGTTGGAACATCCCTAGCCTCCTTCATATCGATGGCCCTCGTCTCGGGGGCCTTCAAGCTCGCCCAGGGTTACGTTGATCTGATAGCAGCTCTCCTCCTGGGAGTTGGAACCGCCTTTGGGGCCCAGATAGGGGCGAGACTCGTTCCCAAGCTCCCGGCATGGGCGATAAAGCTTCTATTCGGGCTGGTGTTCCTCTACGTCTCCCTTAAGTTCATACTCACCCCCCTGGGCATCAGGATCTGATCCCATTGAACAAATTTTTTCACTCCTCAACCCCGGGTTGAGGCATATCGCGATCACCTGGGCTCTGGTTGCCCAGGACCCGTCTCTGGCGTCTCCCTTCTCAAGGTTTCACCTCATCAATCCCCGTGTTCGATGATCGGAGCTCTGAGGACCATCATAGCCCTGAGGTTCCTCCCCGCTGCGGTCATGGGCTCAATTGCACCATTGAAGGCCCTCACCGGGCATGTTGAAGTGGTGACGCTCCGGCTGAGAGAGAAGGTAGGCTGCTCATCAGGACTGACGAGTCCCTCAAGGCGCTATCGATAATGATGGGAGCCATGACCCGCTGATGTTTCAAATCGAGCGGACGATACGGTTGATGGCCAAGGCGAAGCTCCTCGAAGGCATCTCTGAGCCCTTAGAGGCTCAAGACGGGATGGGGATTTTTGTGTTCATCCCAAAACCTCGCGGAGGAGATCGGTCCTGAGGTTGCAGCCCGTCACCATCAAAACGACCTTCTCCCCCTCAAGCGCGCCCCTGATCCTCATAGCGGCCGCCAGGGATGCCGCTCCGGCCGGCTCTGCCAGGATCCTCTCGCGCCTGTAAAGCTCCCTGATGGCGCGCACCATCTCACCATCGCTCACGAGGATAACATCATCTATCCTCCCCCTGAGTATCTCGAAGGGGAGCTCGTAGGCCCTGGATGTGGCCAGACCCTCCGCTATCGTATCGGCCCTTCCCGTGCTCACCAGCCTCCCGGATCTCAGGGACTGATGGAAGCTGGATGCCCCCTCGGCCTGAACGCCGATGACCCTGATGGAGGGATCCGCGGCCTTGTAGACGATCACAGCACCGCAGGCTCCCGATCCTCCACCTATGGGGTTCAGGACGACGCTCACATCCGGAAGATCTTCAAGGACCTCCAGATGCATTGTCCCAACACCGGCAAAGAGGAGAGGTTCGTTGGCACTGTGAACGAATGTCATATCATGCTTTTTTGAGTATTCGATTGCGTAGTCGAGACTCTCATCGAACACGTTACCGTGGAACACCACCTCACCGCCCAAAGCCCTGACGGCCTCCACCTTGTTCTCGGGAACCCCATGGGGCATGACTATGACCGACCTCAGCCCGGCCAGGGAGGCCGCGTAAGCTGCTGCCTGGGCGAAGTTCCCAGTGGAGGCGACCACTATCCCTTTCCTGATCCTGTCCCCCATCACGTTGACATAGTAGACCATTCCCCTGACCTTGAAGGCCCTCGTGGGCAGCACGCACTCATATTTCAGGTAAACATCGAATCCGAGATCGCTGGAAAGCGATTTAGAGTGCAGCAGCGGTGTCCTAGGCAGGAATCTGCTTATAACGCGCTTGGCCCTGAAGACATCCCTCAGGCTCGGGAATCGCCCGTTCTCCGGGTGAGATTTTGTTGCGTGACCCATGAGGGGAAGGTCCAGGCCATGAATTTAACTTTTTGGGGGCTGGGGATGGAGTCGTGGGACGTAGCCCGCTGATCATCCATGCAGCCCCCGAGATCGTCGAGCTCACCTCCTCGCATGACATCGGATGTATGGAGCGCCTCCATGCCATTCGATCCTCCCCTCTCGGAGCTTCATCCTATCTGTGGGACCCCTTCAGCTGCTCAGCGAGCCGCTTTAATGATCACGGCATCTCATGAGCTTTATAAATTCGACTGGACATCGGCTCGCAATGGAAGCGGACATTGAGGAGATCCTCCGCACTCTTGGCAGTTCCCCAAGGGGACTGAGCGAGGAGGAGGCCGAGAGAAGGCTGCGGGAGCTGGGACCGAACGAGGTCACGGAGAGGAAGGAGAATCCGCTGCTCAAGTACCTGAGGAGATACTGGGGTCCGCTGCCGTGGCTCATGGAGGCCACGGCTATCCTCTCCTACCTGACGGGCAGGGTCCTCGAGGCCGGGATCATGATCGCGCTCCTCGTGATGAACGCCACCCTGGGGCACCTCCATGCCAGGTCCAGCAGGAGAGCCATCGAGTCGTTGAGGAGGAGGCTTCGCGTGAAGGTCAGCGTCCTCCGCGATGGAAGGTGGGTCGAGAAGGATGCGAGGGAGCTCGTCCCAGGGGATGTCATCTTCCTCAGGCTGGGAAGCATGGTCCCGGCTGACTCGAGGATCATTGAGGGCGAACTGCTCGTGGATCAGTCCGCCCTCACCGGGGAGAGCCTCCCGGTGGAGAGGAGGAGGGGGGAAATTCTCTTCTCAGGCTCCTTGGTGAAGCGCGGTGAGGCTAAATGCGTCGTGGTGAGCACGGGCAGCAGGACTTACTACGGCAGGACCATAGAGCTCGTCAAATCCGCTGATTCGAGATCCCTCCAGGAGGAGACCATCCTGACCGTCATGAGGAATATGTTCTTTCTGGGTGTGATCGGCCTCGCAATAGCTTTTGCCGTTGGGATCTACGAGGGGTGGAGATTATTTGATCTGATCAGCCTTGGCATCGTTTTCCTCATGTCCTCGGTCCCAGTCGCCCTTCCAGCCGTCCTCACGATACTCCAGGCATATGGGGCCATCGAGATGTCCAGGCGGGGGATCCTGGTCACGAGACTGGGCGCCTCGGAGGACCTGGCGGCTGTGGATGTAATGTGCTTCGACAAGACAGGGACCCTGACGCTCAACAGGCTCCGGGTCGCTCAAATAGATGCCCTGAATGTGAGCGAGGAAAAGCTTTTGGAGTACGCCTCGTGCGTTGCGAGGGAGGAGTCCCTCGATCCGCTGGAGCTAGCGATAATCGAGCGCACCCGTGGCATCGGGGTGGGGAGGCTCAGACTGCTGAAGCTCACCCCCTTCGATCCCTCCCTAAAGAGGAGGGAGGCCACCGTGGAGGAGGACGGCAGGATGATCAGGATCGCGCTAGGGGAGCCCCACACGATCCTCGGGCTTTGCGAGCAGGGAGAGGCCGAGAGGAGGTTCCTAGAGGAGAAGCTCTCGGAAGCCTCGAGTAAGGGCCTCAGAACCCTGGCCGTTGCCGCGGGCAATGAGAACGATCCTAATCTCAGGTTCCTCGGCCTCATACACATGCTGGATCCCCCAAGACCGGAGTCAGGCGAACTCATAAGGGAGCTGAGGGATCTGGGCGTCAGGCCCATGATGCTGACCGGTGACAACGAGGCGGTGGCGCGGGAGATAGCCCGCTTGGTCGGCTTGGGAGAGAAGGTCATCTCCGTGCGGAGGATTCGGGAGGGCGTTGA contains:
- a CDS encoding plasma-membrane proton-efflux P-type ATPase — translated: MEADIEEILRTLGSSPRGLSEEEAERRLRELGPNEVTERKENPLLKYLRRYWGPLPWLMEATAILSYLTGRVLEAGIMIALLVMNATLGHLHARSSRRAIESLRRRLRVKVSVLRDGRWVEKDARELVPGDVIFLRLGSMVPADSRIIEGELLVDQSALTGESLPVERRRGEILFSGSLVKRGEAKCVVVSTGSRTYYGRTIELVKSADSRSLQEETILTVMRNMFFLGVIGLAIAFAVGIYEGWRLFDLISLGIVFLMSSVPVALPAVLTILQAYGAIEMSRRGILVTRLGASEDLAAVDVMCFDKTGTLTLNRLRVAQIDALNVSEEKLLEYASCVAREESLDPLELAIIERTRGIGVGRLRLLKLTPFDPSLKRREATVEEDGRMIRIALGEPHTILGLCEQGEAERRFLEEKLSEASSKGLRTLAVAAGNENDPNLRFLGLIHMLDPPRPESGELIRELRDLGVRPMMLTGDNEAVAREIARLVGLGEKVISVRRIREGVDIEELDGLAEVLPEDKFDIVRGLQQRGHIVAVTGDGVNDAPALSQADVGIAVEGATDAAKSAASIVLVRSGLSVIVDAVRISRVIHERALTWVVNKIVKILQTIGVMLLAMLWIRRMALTPLDMALLLIANDFLTMSIATDNQTPSKKPARWEMRRILEFSLPMGLLYVIPPLAVLWLALHLGLDWSTSRGMLLLSLIYTSQFRILQARERGFFWRSRPGRELILSMLGTSSIFTLMALAGFIVPRLTLGEVSLALALSSTILLTDPLKVALANGIIGRGFGVRLT
- a CDS encoding threonine/serine dehydratase — translated: MGHATKSHPENGRFPSLRDVFRAKRVISRFLPRTPLLHSKSLSSDLGFDVYLKYECVLPTRAFKVRGMVYYVNVMGDRIRKGIVVASTGNFAQAAAYAASLAGLRSVIVMPHGVPENKVEAVRALGGEVVFHGNVFDESLDYAIEYSKKHDMTFVHSANEPLLFAGVGTMHLEVLEDLPDVSVVLNPIGGGSGACGAVIVYKAADPSIRVIGVQAEGASSFHQSLRSGRLVSTGRADTIAEGLATSRAYELPFEILRGRIDDVILVSDGEMVRAIRELYRRERILAEPAGAASLAAAMRIRGALEGEKVVLMVTGCNLRTDLLREVLG
- a CDS encoding sulfite exporter TauE/SafE family protein, coding for MLREIALLLTGLAGGIVGGLLGTGGCVIMLPALAFLFGYRLPVAIGTTITAVIITASSGAVGHIRIGNVDYKTAKVIAISGAVGAAVGSLIFILLAGNTSILSLILGLAFLYVSIRMIYEGSRRSMGAGEGKEIPGSGARKGILGFLIGVLTGIVGLGGGYALVPSFIYILGAPVKLAVGTSLASFISMALVSGAFKLAQGYVDLIAALLLGVGTAFGAQIGARLVPKLPAWAIKLLFGLVFLYVSLKFILTPLGIRI
- a CDS encoding AsnC family transcriptional regulator, producing MTQPPVPKRPPTMPPARPVRRSAISRSIILPTVKIHSVIFINILVTNCNMIRGLGEREKRLIRLLQADGRASLSNLGRALGVSHVAVRNRIQSLRRRGLIRISAWINPSQLGLRHVIISIECVNREAEERIIRRFRDCPRLIFLSRNIGGNLLAIMVAEDMGALEAITSECAIRTDEGVRRSDVVVGGAIVYPEHVPLRVHVERSSPPCGIDCCSCRRYGEGSCPGCPASACYRGAL